A stretch of Brassica napus cultivar Da-Ae chromosome C6, Da-Ae, whole genome shotgun sequence DNA encodes these proteins:
- the LOC106370645 gene encoding mitochondrial import inner membrane translocase subunit PAM16 like 2 yields MASRIIAQFIVMGSGILGRAFFQAYRQAIANASKTGVAQEAIQNAVRKAGKAINAQEARQILGVTEQTSWEEILLKYDKLFENNAKAGSFYLQSKVVRAKECLEVVHRTKAN; encoded by the exons ATG GCTAGTAGAATAATTGCGCAGTTCATTGTGATGGGTTCTGGGATATTGGGTCGTGCTTTCTTTCAAGCCTATCGTCAAGCCATTGCTA ATGCATCTAAAACTGGCGTTGCACAGGAAGCAATCCAGAATGCAGTACGTAAAGCAGGAAAAGCCATTAATGCGCAAGAGGCTAGGCAGATTCTCGGTGTAACCGAGCAGACCTCTTGGGAAGAGATTTTACTG AAATACGACAAACTGTTTGAGAATAACGCGAAAGCTGGGAGCTTTTACCTTCAGTCGAAAGTTGTTCGAGCCAAAGAATGTCTCGAAGTTGTGCACAGGACCAAAGCCAATTAA